The following proteins are co-located in the Rippkaea orientalis PCC 8801 genome:
- the argC gene encoding N-acetyl-gamma-glutamyl-phosphate reductase, with product MGESERIPVGIIGASGYGGVQLVRLLLEHPQVEIAYLGGKGSAGKPYWDLYPHLSHLVNLTVEPIDLEVVASRCQVVFLGLPNGLACDMAPQLIAKGCKVLDLSADYRFRDLQTYTAWYNKDRSDTETAAKAVYGLPELYRTEIQSASLIGCPGCYPTASLMALSPLLKQGLILPETAIIDAKSGTSGGGRQEKIHLLLAEAEGSLGAYGVAKHRHTPEIEQVCSDLAGHEVKVQFTPHLIPMVRGILSTVYASLRDPGLVRDDILTIYSAFYRSSPFVKILPHGIYPQTKWAWGTNLCYIGIETDPRTDRVIVLSAIDNLMKGQAGQAVQCLNLMMGWEETLGLPQLSFYP from the coding sequence ATGGGTGAGTCAGAACGTATACCAGTAGGAATTATAGGGGCTTCAGGCTATGGGGGAGTACAATTAGTCAGACTACTACTCGAACATCCTCAAGTAGAAATCGCCTATCTTGGGGGCAAGGGAAGCGCGGGAAAACCCTATTGGGATCTCTATCCTCACTTGTCCCATCTGGTTAACCTAACCGTTGAACCCATTGACCTAGAGGTTGTTGCTTCTCGTTGTCAAGTCGTCTTTTTGGGACTTCCCAACGGATTAGCCTGTGATATGGCTCCTCAATTAATCGCTAAAGGATGCAAAGTTCTCGACCTATCGGCGGACTATCGCTTCCGTGACTTACAAACCTATACCGCTTGGTACAACAAAGATCGCAGCGATACTGAAACGGCGGCTAAAGCAGTCTATGGTTTACCAGAACTTTACCGTACAGAGATTCAATCGGCTTCTTTAATTGGCTGTCCGGGGTGTTATCCGACAGCGAGTTTAATGGCTCTATCTCCCCTCCTCAAACAAGGGTTAATTCTCCCTGAAACTGCCATAATTGATGCAAAATCAGGGACATCAGGGGGAGGTCGTCAAGAAAAAATCCATCTTTTACTCGCAGAAGCAGAAGGGTCTTTGGGGGCTTATGGAGTTGCTAAACACCGTCATACCCCAGAAATTGAACAAGTTTGCTCGGATTTAGCAGGCCACGAGGTAAAAGTCCAGTTTACCCCCCATTTAATTCCCATGGTACGGGGGATTCTCTCGACGGTGTATGCCTCTTTGCGCGACCCTGGATTGGTACGGGATGATATTTTGACGATTTATAGCGCGTTTTATCGATCTTCTCCCTTTGTTAAGATTTTACCCCACGGGATTTATCCTCAAACAAAATGGGCTTGGGGGACGAATCTTTGTTACATTGGCATCGAAACCGATCCTCGTACTGATCGCGTCATCGTTTTATCAGCTATTGATAATCTCATGAAAGGTCAGGCCGGACAAGCGGTACAATGTCTCAA
- a CDS encoding DUF3747 domain-containing protein — translation MKLTPVYKLAVFTTLTFTSIIPPLPSQAFTFEQQEVNQEEFIAIARPYGDNKYDLLILRQIPGQQQCWSENNSNPVRVEPLLLNFNFTGSCERSTDSNGYSIRIDGQDYGLDYLLRIVERNGELVLIGTHRTDPSQPEMVIGSTNGMENGFLKIDLHPGWKFTRRAYNGKVLSHVYLTGDSQGIKQSTPALETAALRATDGTQPIQEITFTAENNGTEDNFSPRSLSTSSSNKSLSSSPVSPSPQPLPSFSDLPPLAPPASGNSNGVVPPPQLTETSGQSKRSGGVNSVSNGASSDTRGYRVMVAINDSSQKARLRSLYPEAFRTTHNGQSMWQVGLFSSRNNADKAYESLQNAGLRAIILP, via the coding sequence ATGAAACTCACACCCGTTTACAAACTTGCCGTTTTCACAACCCTAACCTTTACCTCGATTATTCCCCCTCTTCCGAGTCAAGCGTTTACCTTCGAGCAACAGGAAGTCAACCAAGAAGAATTTATTGCTATAGCCAGACCCTATGGTGATAATAAATACGATTTGCTCATTTTACGCCAAATTCCAGGTCAGCAACAGTGCTGGAGCGAAAATAATAGTAATCCTGTGCGAGTAGAGCCCCTACTGCTGAATTTTAATTTTACGGGCAGTTGCGAACGGAGTACCGACAGTAATGGCTATTCCATTCGCATTGATGGTCAAGATTACGGACTAGATTATCTTCTGAGAATTGTAGAACGCAATGGAGAATTAGTTTTAATTGGAACCCATCGCACCGATCCCAGTCAACCAGAAATGGTTATTGGGAGTACAAATGGAATGGAAAATGGATTCCTCAAAATTGATCTTCATCCTGGTTGGAAATTCACCAGACGTGCCTATAACGGTAAGGTGTTAAGTCATGTTTATTTGACGGGAGATAGTCAGGGAATCAAACAGTCAACCCCCGCGCTAGAGACTGCGGCACTAAGAGCAACGGATGGAACACAACCTATCCAAGAAATCACTTTTACGGCAGAAAATAATGGCACAGAGGATAACTTCTCCCCTCGTTCCTTGTCTACCTCTTCATCCAACAAGTCCCTATCTTCTTCTCCTGTCTCTCCATCACCTCAACCTCTCCCCAGTTTTTCTGATCTCCCTCCCCTAGCTCCCCCCGCTTCAGGCAATAGTAATGGCGTGGTTCCCCCACCCCAACTAACAGAGACATCAGGACAGTCAAAACGCTCAGGGGGAGTCAATTCTGTGTCTAATGGAGCTTCGAGTGATACCAGAGGCTATCGGGTGATGGTGGCTATTAATGATAGTAGCCAAAAAGCTCGTCTGCGATCGCTCTATCCCGAGGCGTTTCGCACGACTCATAATGGACAGTCAATGTGGCAAGTGGGACTCTTTAGTAGTCGAAACAATGCTGACAAAGCCTATGAAAGTTTACAAAATGCAGGATTGAGAGCCATTATTCTGCCTTGA
- the fabZ gene encoding 3-hydroxyacyl-ACP dehydratase FabZ, with amino-acid sequence MSMSTVTDTHPTKTSKILIEESQDTTEISALKTTFKVEEIQELLPHRYPFALVDRIIDYVPGQKAVGIKNVTINEQFFTGHIPGRPIMPGVLIVESMAQVGGVVLTLLPGMKGQFFAFAGIDKVRFRRPVVPGDQLIMTVELLTFKRDRIAKMKGQGLVDGQLAVEGEMLFSRID; translated from the coding sequence ATGTCCATGTCTACTGTCACTGATACTCATCCTACCAAAACCTCTAAAATCTTAATTGAAGAAAGTCAAGACACAACAGAAATCTCGGCTCTTAAAACAACTTTTAAAGTTGAAGAAATCCAAGAGTTATTGCCCCATCGTTATCCTTTTGCTCTAGTTGATCGGATTATTGATTATGTCCCTGGTCAAAAAGCAGTAGGCATTAAAAATGTTACTATCAATGAACAATTTTTTACGGGACATATTCCGGGTCGTCCCATTATGCCAGGAGTTTTGATTGTTGAATCTATGGCACAAGTAGGAGGGGTGGTTTTAACCCTACTTCCAGGGATGAAAGGACAATTTTTTGCCTTTGCTGGTATCGATAAAGTTCGTTTTCGTCGTCCCGTTGTCCCTGGCGATCAATTAATCATGACTGTTGAATTATTGACCTTTAAACGCGATCGCATTGCTAAAATGAAGGGACAAGGATTAGTAGACGGACAATTAGCCGTAGAAGGAGAAATGTTATTTTCTCGTATTGATTAA
- a CDS encoding PH domain-containing protein: MTQVFPIVPASSKTLWTIGVFALFMLVLLCFSLFIVYSSQQVQFEIDPQKLTIRGDLYGRTIPLTSLVLDEAKLVNLNNPSPYQPAWRTNGIGLPGYLSGWFKLKNGEKALLFVTKFQEVVYLPTQQGYALLMSAREPSNFLETLQRLAK, from the coding sequence ATGACTCAAGTCTTCCCCATCGTTCCCGCTTCCTCCAAAACTCTTTGGACTATCGGTGTCTTTGCATTATTCATGTTAGTCTTGTTGTGTTTTTCTCTATTTATTGTCTATTCTTCTCAACAAGTTCAATTTGAAATTGATCCCCAAAAACTAACCATTCGAGGGGATTTATATGGACGGACTATTCCCTTAACCTCCTTAGTCCTTGATGAAGCCAAATTAGTCAACTTAAATAACCCCTCCCCCTATCAACCCGCTTGGCGTACCAATGGTATTGGATTACCCGGTTATTTGTCGGGATGGTTTAAGCTCAAAAATGGAGAAAAAGCTCTTTTATTTGTGACTAAATTTCAAGAGGTTGTTTATCTTCCCACCCAACAAGGTTATGCTCTTTTAATGAGTGCTAGAGAGCCTAGCAATTTTTTAGAAACTCTCCAAAGGCTGGCAAAATAG
- a CDS encoding pentapeptide repeat-containing protein — protein MDETMFLEEIRQGKIKDLVGANLAGADLSGINLAEVNFSQANLMGANLSGTNLRGATLRANLKGADLTGADLTNADCRNADLRGAILLDIQADNMSLAGAFLAGTVLTHLDLTGVDLRGCDLRGATLVGTCLQQADLSNCNLSGADLSQADLEEAILQGTILRGANLNGANLFCAQVENADLEGILCDKTCFEGTPISV, from the coding sequence ATGGATGAAACCATGTTTTTAGAAGAGATTCGTCAAGGAAAGATTAAAGATCTTGTGGGAGCAAATCTAGCGGGAGCGGATTTATCGGGAATTAATTTAGCTGAGGTTAATTTTTCTCAAGCTAACTTAATGGGAGCTAATTTATCGGGAACCAATTTACGGGGAGCGACTTTACGCGCTAATTTAAAAGGAGCCGATCTCACGGGTGCAGACTTGACAAATGCTGACTGTCGTAATGCGGATTTACGCGGGGCAATTCTATTAGATATTCAAGCGGATAATATGAGTTTAGCGGGTGCTTTTTTAGCAGGAACAGTCCTCACCCATTTAGATTTAACTGGGGTGGATTTACGCGGTTGTGATTTACGGGGAGCAACCTTAGTGGGAACTTGCTTACAACAGGCGGATTTAAGCAATTGTAACCTATCAGGAGCAGATTTATCCCAAGCGGATCTTGAAGAAGCCATTCTGCAAGGAACGATACTCAGAGGAGCTAATTTGAATGGGGCTAATTTATTCTGTGCTCAAGTTGAAAACGCTGACCTAGAAGGAATTTTATGCGACAAAACTTGTTTTGAAGGAACGCCTATCAGTGTATAG
- a CDS encoding HD domain-containing phosphohydrolase: MLSESTLNQLKAALPDGQLPSSYGVYFKNTLVALCHALEDHILQTNSPSSQQHPLVLVTFQRGKWYLQEADRYFDIAQCSEHIVIAAVADSGFASHKTSNLDNVSLIYLDNNDTLVEEWNLVILAPGYASMVLCHELSPEEYRAESQPQVDTERKFYGLWTFDRTLVEKTATILIERMRPYNPELADELGQKQAQIAANPSDLPVDLTGVVSRIVTYLQTSQQQLVTVNRQTRELVDLEGQARRLNRNLAASKLQAFLRMAQKVDERDRYNPIASLQVAALSETLGQLLDLPTLKLRRLRLAGLLYRIGLAEAPSEVFEHPPEQLNDASFAFWRDRSALGARLLGTMPELKAIKQIVGHQLEHWDGSGKPDGLKGEEIALEARILGLVSYFQELTQPRGDRAALGLGEALESCEQYRGSWFDPTLLDSLSTVIRLTQMGLMVLPDRPSQLPPVWLEEATK, translated from the coding sequence ATGTTATCGGAGTCCACCTTAAATCAACTCAAAGCAGCACTTCCGGATGGTCAACTTCCCTCCAGTTATGGAGTTTACTTCAAAAATACCCTAGTTGCCCTCTGTCATGCCCTAGAAGACCATATTTTACAAACCAATAGCCCATCATCCCAACAGCACCCCCTCGTCCTTGTCACCTTTCAACGGGGAAAATGGTACTTACAGGAAGCCGATCGCTATTTCGATATTGCCCAATGTTCTGAGCATATCGTCATTGCTGCTGTGGCTGATAGCGGGTTTGCTAGTCATAAAACTAGCAATTTAGACAATGTTTCCTTAATTTACCTCGATAATAACGACACTTTAGTCGAAGAGTGGAATTTAGTCATTCTTGCTCCAGGGTATGCCTCGATGGTACTCTGTCATGAACTCTCCCCGGAAGAATATCGCGCCGAAAGTCAACCCCAAGTCGATACCGAACGCAAATTCTATGGACTTTGGACCTTTGATCGGACTTTAGTCGAAAAGACGGCTACCATTTTAATTGAGAGAATGCGTCCCTATAATCCTGAATTAGCTGATGAATTAGGGCAAAAACAGGCACAAATAGCCGCAAATCCTAGTGATCTTCCTGTGGATCTCACTGGGGTAGTCTCTCGCATCGTCACCTATCTGCAAACCAGTCAACAGCAATTAGTCACCGTTAACCGTCAAACGCGAGAATTAGTCGATTTAGAAGGACAAGCTCGTCGTCTCAACCGTAACCTCGCTGCGAGTAAGTTACAGGCTTTTTTGAGAATGGCGCAAAAAGTTGATGAACGCGATCGCTACAACCCCATAGCTTCCCTACAGGTAGCCGCTTTGTCGGAAACCTTGGGACAACTCCTCGACTTACCCACCCTGAAATTAAGACGACTACGGTTAGCGGGGTTACTCTATCGCATCGGGTTAGCCGAAGCTCCCTCAGAAGTCTTTGAACATCCCCCAGAACAGTTGAACGATGCTAGTTTTGCCTTTTGGCGCGATCGCTCAGCGTTGGGGGCTCGACTATTGGGAACCATGCCAGAATTGAAGGCTATTAAACAAATTGTCGGCCATCAATTGGAACATTGGGACGGGAGTGGGAAACCCGATGGACTCAAAGGCGAAGAAATTGCGCTCGAAGCCCGAATTTTAGGGTTAGTCTCCTATTTTCAGGAATTGACGCAACCGAGAGGCGATCGCGCCGCTTTGGGGTTAGGGGAAGCCTTAGAATCCTGTGAACAGTACCGAGGAAGCTGGTTTGATCCCACTTTACTCGACTCTTTAAGTACCGTCATCCGTCTCACCCAAATGGGGTTAATGGTTTTACCTGATCGCCCCAGTCAACTCCCTCCTGTTTGGTTAGAAGAAGCCACCAAGTAA
- a CDS encoding cytosine deaminase — MFEILASDRYWLKNAHIPLSLLENTQLTSDTKEGLCRVDLEIFRGKINTIVPANSVASETPEIELKGRIILPGFIDLHTHLDKGHIWERSPNLEGTFDQAIISITKDAQLYWNLEDIYRRFEFALKCSYAHGTTVLRTHLDTYKNQSDISFEVFKTLQSQWKDKLILQAVSLATLDYYLTPQGLTLADKVAEIGGILGGVAYTNPELDIQLKQVFKLAQERNLDLDFHVDENGDPNSICLQKVAETAIKSQFANQIICGHCCSLAVQTPEIANKTINLVKEAGIAIVSLPMCNLYLQDRTPNQTPYWRGITKVHELKNAGVPVTFASDNCRDPFYGFGDHDMLEVFKEAVKIGHLDTGYDDWCNSVTKTPADLMGLSQFGRIKVGLNADLIIFKARYFSELFSRSQRDRIVLRKGKPIDTTLPDYSELDDLVLKGIVS, encoded by the coding sequence ATGTTTGAGATTTTAGCAAGCGATCGCTATTGGCTAAAGAATGCCCATATTCCCTTATCTTTACTAGAAAATACGCAATTAACCTCCGATACCAAGGAAGGGTTATGTCGCGTTGATCTAGAAATTTTTCGCGGTAAAATTAATACTATCGTTCCCGCTAATTCTGTGGCTTCAGAGACTCCTGAAATAGAGTTAAAAGGAAGAATTATTTTACCGGGGTTTATTGATCTGCATACCCATTTAGATAAGGGTCATATTTGGGAGCGATCGCCTAATTTAGAAGGAACGTTTGATCAAGCTATCATCAGCATTACAAAAGATGCTCAATTATATTGGAATTTAGAGGATATTTATCGTCGTTTTGAATTTGCTCTTAAGTGTAGTTATGCTCATGGAACAACGGTTTTGAGAACCCATCTTGATACTTATAAAAACCAATCAGATATCAGTTTTGAAGTATTTAAAACCTTACAATCTCAGTGGAAAGATAAACTGATTCTTCAAGCAGTTTCTTTAGCTACTTTGGATTATTATTTAACACCTCAAGGACTAACTTTAGCGGATAAAGTTGCTGAAATTGGAGGTATTTTAGGAGGAGTTGCTTATACTAATCCTGAGTTAGATATTCAACTTAAACAAGTTTTTAAATTAGCTCAAGAACGGAATTTAGATTTAGATTTTCATGTCGATGAAAATGGTGATCCTAACTCAATTTGCTTACAAAAAGTTGCTGAAACGGCTATTAAATCTCAATTTGCTAATCAAATTATTTGTGGTCACTGTTGTAGTTTAGCAGTACAAACCCCAGAAATAGCCAATAAAACGATTAATTTAGTCAAAGAAGCGGGTATTGCTATTGTTAGTTTACCGATGTGTAATCTGTATCTTCAAGATCGTACTCCTAACCAGACTCCCTATTGGAGAGGTATCACGAAAGTTCATGAGTTAAAAAATGCAGGAGTTCCGGTTACTTTTGCCAGTGATAATTGTCGAGATCCTTTTTATGGATTTGGGGATCATGATATGCTAGAAGTGTTTAAAGAAGCCGTCAAAATTGGTCATTTAGATACGGGTTATGATGATTGGTGTAATAGTGTTACTAAAACCCCTGCTGATTTAATGGGACTGTCCCAATTCGGAAGAATCAAAGTCGGTTTAAACGCTGATTTAATTATTTTTAAAGCACGTTATTTTAGTGAATTATTCTCTCGTTCTCAACGCGATCGCATTGTTTTACGAAAGGGTAAACCTATTGATACGACTTTACCTGATTATTCAGAATTGGATGATTTAGTTTTAAAAGGAATTGTATCATAA
- a CDS encoding (Fe-S)-binding protein produces the protein MQTEQINLTPKIEPNISGFDDKNPPPKELIDACVHCGFCLSTCPSYRVIGKEMDSPRGRIYLMNAIEQGEAAIDETTSQHFDSCLGCLACVSTCPSGVQYDQLIAKTRPQVERNQPRTLKDKIIRSLIFNIFPYPQRLQIFLPLLWLYQKLGIQKLIRATGLFKKFFPRLAAMDSILPEITLKKSQTFPDIIPCQGTKRYRVGMILGCVQRLFFSPVNEATARVLTVNGCEVVIPKTQGCCAALPEHQGQEEQAQTLAKQMIDSFAETDVDYIIINAAGCGHTLKEYGHILADDPDYREKAKQFSEKVKDVQEFLAEVGLTAPLNPLTEGKLMMVYQDACHLLHGQKISLQPRQLLQKIPGIILKEPVDAALCCGSAGVYNMLQPEVAEELGQQKVNNLLNTGATLIASANPGCSLQIKKHLRLQGKEITLMHPIELLDYSIRGIQL, from the coding sequence ATGCAAACAGAACAAATAAATTTAACACCAAAAATAGAGCCTAATATTAGCGGATTTGACGATAAAAATCCTCCTCCTAAAGAACTAATAGATGCTTGTGTACACTGTGGATTTTGTCTATCAACTTGTCCGAGTTATCGAGTTATTGGAAAAGAAATGGACTCACCACGGGGAAGAATTTACCTGATGAATGCCATTGAACAAGGGGAAGCAGCAATTGATGAAACAACCTCCCAACATTTTGATAGTTGCTTGGGGTGTTTAGCGTGTGTTAGCACTTGTCCGTCTGGGGTACAGTATGATCAATTAATCGCAAAAACTCGGCCACAAGTTGAACGAAATCAACCGAGAACGTTAAAAGACAAAATTATTAGATCTCTAATTTTTAATATCTTTCCCTATCCTCAACGGTTACAGATTTTTTTACCATTATTGTGGCTATATCAAAAATTAGGGATTCAAAAATTAATCCGTGCGACAGGGTTATTTAAAAAATTCTTTCCCCGTTTAGCAGCGATGGATTCTATTTTGCCAGAAATTACCCTAAAGAAATCTCAAACCTTCCCTGATATTATTCCGTGTCAAGGGACAAAACGCTATCGCGTGGGGATGATTTTAGGCTGTGTCCAACGGTTATTTTTTTCCCCTGTCAATGAAGCAACTGCCAGGGTTTTGACGGTAAATGGGTGCGAAGTTGTCATCCCGAAAACCCAAGGATGTTGCGCTGCTTTACCGGAACACCAGGGACAAGAAGAACAAGCACAAACCTTAGCAAAACAAATGATTGATAGTTTTGCAGAAACTGACGTTGATTATATTATTATTAATGCCGCCGGGTGCGGCCATACCTTAAAAGAATATGGTCATATTTTAGCCGATGATCCCGACTATAGAGAGAAGGCTAAACAGTTTTCTGAAAAAGTAAAAGATGTTCAAGAATTTTTAGCAGAAGTGGGGTTAACTGCACCGTTAAACCCCTTAACTGAGGGAAAATTGATGATGGTGTATCAGGATGCTTGCCATCTATTACACGGTCAAAAAATTAGCTTACAACCGCGACAATTATTACAAAAAATTCCAGGGATAATCTTAAAAGAACCCGTTGATGCTGCCTTATGTTGTGGTAGTGCAGGGGTTTATAATATGTTGCAACCCGAAGTTGCTGAAGAATTAGGACAGCAAAAAGTCAATAATTTATTAAATACGGGAGCAACCTTAATTGCCTCTGCTAACCCTGGATGTTCTTTGCAGATTAAAAAACATTTACGGTTACAGGGGAAAGAAATAACATTAATGCACCCGATAGAGTTGTTAGATTATTCCATTAGAGGAATACAATTATAA
- a CDS encoding FAD-binding oxidoreductase, protein MTYAIASQLQALVNGPTAILPWDEVDLSWKNKLKNALNSPIFPEYLIFPSDEVTLGKIVEFANKNQWPILPCGSGTKLNWGGLISPTKVVISTQRLNRIIDHAVADLTVTVEAGVKLSDLQQTLRQVNQFLPIDPSYPDNATIGGIIATADTGSWRQRYGGVRDLVLGLSFVRSDGKIAKGGGKVVKNVAGYDLMKLFSGSYGTLGIICQVTFRVYPYPEGSGTIGLMGEKSAIATASQILMKSGLQPTAAEILSAGVVQQLNLGEGMGLMVRFQSIPESVQEQINQVSAIAQKLGLKTVFYQKEIEENLWQQLQDFIRVPNTNAAVTCKIGVVPNRGVDFLDQLHQLTQGQGWGMLNISSGIGKLQLTTEPCLGILKSLRLLAENSRGFLTVLESSVQIKKEIEPWGYRNNILLLMEKTKQQFDPKNILSPSRFFGYTK, encoded by the coding sequence ATGACCTATGCGATCGCCTCCCAACTTCAAGCTCTAGTTAACGGTCCCACCGCTATTTTACCTTGGGATGAGGTAGACTTATCTTGGAAAAATAAGCTTAAAAATGCGTTAAATTCTCCTATTTTTCCTGAGTATCTCATTTTCCCTTCTGATGAAGTAACCCTAGGGAAAATTGTCGAATTTGCTAACAAGAATCAATGGCCGATCCTTCCCTGCGGCAGTGGGACTAAACTGAATTGGGGAGGCTTAATTTCACCGACAAAAGTAGTCATTAGTACCCAACGTCTCAACCGTATTATTGACCATGCTGTCGCAGATTTGACTGTAACCGTGGAAGCAGGGGTCAAACTATCAGATTTACAGCAGACCCTACGGCAGGTTAACCAATTCCTCCCCATCGATCCCTCCTACCCTGATAATGCTACCATTGGGGGGATTATTGCAACGGCAGACACAGGAAGTTGGCGACAACGCTATGGTGGCGTTAGGGATCTGGTTTTAGGGCTGTCTTTTGTGCGTTCTGACGGTAAAATTGCCAAAGGAGGCGGAAAAGTTGTTAAAAATGTTGCCGGATACGACTTGATGAAATTGTTTAGCGGGTCGTATGGCACATTAGGAATAATTTGTCAAGTCACTTTTAGAGTATACCCCTATCCTGAAGGGTCGGGAACCATTGGATTAATGGGGGAAAAAAGCGCAATTGCAACAGCAAGCCAAATTTTAATGAAATCTGGGTTACAACCGACGGCGGCTGAGATTCTTTCTGCGGGAGTGGTTCAACAGTTGAATTTAGGGGAAGGAATGGGGTTAATGGTACGGTTTCAAAGTATCCCTGAAAGTGTGCAAGAGCAGATCAATCAAGTAAGTGCGATCGCCCAAAAATTAGGCTTAAAAACAGTATTTTATCAAAAAGAGATTGAAGAGAACCTATGGCAACAATTACAAGATTTTATTCGAGTTCCTAACACAAATGCCGCCGTAACCTGCAAAATAGGAGTAGTGCCTAATCGGGGAGTTGACTTTTTAGATCAACTCCATCAATTAACCCAAGGACAAGGATGGGGAATGCTCAATATTAGTAGTGGAATTGGCAAGTTACAGTTAACCACGGAACCCTGTTTAGGGATTTTGAAAAGTCTGCGATTACTGGCTGAAAACTCTCGAGGATTTTTAACTGTTTTAGAATCATCTGTACAGATTAAAAAAGAGATTGAACCTTGGGGATATAGGAATAATATTTTACTCCTCATGGAAAAAACAAAACAACAATTTGATCCGAAAAATATTTTAAGTCCAAGTCGATTTTTTGGCTACACAAAGTAA
- a CDS encoding KH domain-containing protein, with protein MLKSPLWSNRVDPNRPDYLGLVQFLVSPLLEFPDSLSIDCEQANNNQRVWIRLAFEETDKGRVFGRGGRNVQAILKVLQLAAIAAGQSLYLDVYQSPDGDFQETRQSRYGGGERKFVRKKTRSSSSSSRPAAPAPKLSVRSRWEQ; from the coding sequence ATGCTTAAATCCCCCTTGTGGTCTAACCGAGTTGACCCTAACCGTCCCGATTATCTGGGACTGGTGCAGTTTTTGGTCAGTCCTTTACTAGAATTTCCCGATTCTCTGAGTATCGACTGTGAACAGGCCAATAATAATCAGCGCGTTTGGATTCGCTTGGCCTTTGAAGAAACCGATAAAGGCCGTGTCTTCGGTCGAGGAGGACGCAATGTGCAGGCCATCCTAAAAGTGCTGCAACTGGCCGCCATAGCGGCCGGTCAATCATTGTATCTCGATGTTTATCAAAGTCCTGATGGGGATTTTCAGGAAACTCGTCAGAGTCGCTATGGCGGCGGCGAACGCAAATTCGTCAGGAAAAAAACCCGTAGCAGTAGCAGTAGCAGCCGACCGGCTGCACCAGCACCGAAATTATCCGTAAGGTCCCGTTGGGAACAGTAA
- the rpsP gene encoding 30S ribosomal protein S16, translating into MIKLRLKRYGKKREVSYRIVAINSSSRRDGRPLEELGFYNPRTDETRLNVPGIVKRLKEGAQPTETVRSILQKAQVFEQVNA; encoded by the coding sequence ATGATCAAACTACGCTTAAAACGATACGGCAAAAAACGCGAAGTCAGTTATAGAATCGTCGCTATCAACAGCAGCAGTCGCCGTGATGGTCGTCCCCTCGAAGAATTAGGATTTTATAACCCCAGAACCGACGAAACCCGCTTAAATGTTCCAGGGATTGTCAAACGACTCAAAGAAGGGGCTCAACCTACCGAAACCGTTCGTAGTATTCTGCAAAAAGCGCAAGTATTTGAACAAGTCAATGCTTAA
- a CDS encoding YdcF family protein, whose amino-acid sequence MLLKIHSPKHNRQIFGFPRVKLRILPLIPVVGIAAWLGYKQVQSYRVKPEAIFVLGGHEERERFAAQLAKDHPTLPIWVSSGSPKGYAKRIFAKAGVERDRLHLDYQAKDTVTNFTTLVNEFKAQGIDSVYLVTSKNHLPRARVIGEIIFGSQGIVIKPMAVECDRPPEPWEKILRDGARSLLWVATGKTGETLIDPKSL is encoded by the coding sequence ATGTTGCTTAAGATTCATTCCCCAAAACACAATCGTCAAATTTTTGGTTTTCCCAGAGTTAAATTGAGGATATTGCCCCTAATTCCTGTGGTGGGAATCGCTGCGTGGTTAGGCTATAAACAAGTACAAAGCTACCGAGTCAAACCCGAAGCAATCTTTGTTTTGGGAGGACACGAAGAGAGAGAACGCTTTGCTGCGCAATTAGCCAAAGACCATCCTACTTTACCCATTTGGGTGTCTTCTGGCAGTCCAAAAGGCTATGCTAAACGCATTTTTGCTAAAGCGGGTGTTGAGAGAGATCGCCTTCATCTAGACTATCAAGCTAAGGATACTGTGACTAACTTTACTACCCTCGTCAACGAATTCAAAGCGCAAGGGATCGATAGTGTTTATTTAGTCACTTCAAAAAATCATCTCCCCCGTGCTAGAGTGATCGGAGAAATCATTTTTGGCAGTCAAGGGATTGTCATTAAACCTATGGCCGTAGAGTGCGATCGCCCCCCGGAACCTTGGGAAAAAATCCTCAGAGATGGTGCGAGATCGCTGCTTTGGGTAGCTACCGGAAAAACCGGAGAAACCTTAATTGATCCCAAAAGCTTGTAA